A single region of the Bacillota bacterium genome encodes:
- the larA gene encoding nickel-dependent lactate racemase, which translates to MVRIKIPYSTGYMELVMESGRIKGILRARTAEISATQEDIILEALQSPIHSERLSLKARDAKKVLVITSDHTRPVPSKITMPLILEEIRRLNPDVDVKILIATGFHRLTTREEIIAKFGAELAEKEDIINHDSRNSSSMVFKGILPSGGELWLNSLIDWADLVVSEGFIEPHFFAGFSGGRKSILPGIASEKTVLANHCSRFIANRNARTGNLQNNPIHTDMLFAARKANLKFILNVVLDSEKKITRAFAGHPEKAHECGCKYVERIAKVCSVKADIVVTSNGGYPLDQNIYQAVKGMTAAEACVNDGGVIIMVAECRDGHGGEAFYRWFADAATVDEVARRISCIPQDKTMADQWEAQILARVLMKANVIMVTDKCDPGLIHDMKMLHAFSLEEAVKMAEDMVGKNASIVIIPDGVGVIVG; encoded by the coding sequence ATAGTAAGAATAAAAATTCCATATTCCACGGGATACATGGAATTGGTAATGGAATCCGGCAGGATTAAGGGAATATTGCGCGCAAGAACCGCCGAAATTTCAGCAACACAGGAGGATATTATACTGGAAGCGCTGCAAAGCCCGATTCATTCCGAGAGATTAAGCTTAAAAGCCAGAGATGCAAAAAAAGTGCTTGTAATTACAAGTGACCACACCAGACCTGTCCCCAGCAAGATTACAATGCCGCTAATACTGGAGGAAATCAGGAGGCTAAACCCGGATGTTGATGTAAAGATTTTAATAGCAACCGGTTTCCACAGGTTGACAACCCGTGAAGAAATAATTGCAAAATTTGGTGCCGAACTGGCCGAAAAAGAGGATATTATTAACCACGATTCCAGGAACAGCAGTAGTATGGTGTTCAAGGGCATACTGCCTTCGGGTGGCGAGTTATGGCTTAATTCACTGATAGATTGGGCTGACCTTGTGGTATCTGAAGGCTTTATTGAGCCTCACTTCTTTGCCGGGTTTTCGGGGGGAAGAAAAAGTATTCTGCCGGGAATTGCATCAGAAAAAACAGTACTTGCCAACCATTGTTCCAGGTTTATTGCAAACAGAAATGCAAGGACAGGAAACCTTCAAAATAATCCCATACATACTGATATGCTTTTTGCAGCCCGCAAGGCAAACCTAAAATTTATATTGAATGTAGTACTGGATAGTGAGAAGAAAATTACCAGAGCATTTGCAGGACACCCGGAAAAAGCTCATGAATGTGGCTGTAAATATGTAGAAAGAATAGCGAAAGTATGCTCAGTTAAAGCTGATATAGTGGTTACATCTAATGGAGGGTACCCCCTTGATCAGAATATTTACCAGGCAGTGAAGGGTATGACTGCTGCAGAAGCTTGTGTAAACGATGGAGGGGTGATTATAATGGTTGCGGAGTGCAGAGATGGGCATGGAGGTGAGGCTTTTTACCGCTGGTTTGCAGATGCAGCTACTGTAGATGAGGTAGCCCGGAGAATTTCATGCATTCCACAGGATAAGACAATGGCCGACCAGTGGGAAGCCCAGATTTTGGCAAGAGTCCTTATGAAGGCTAATGTAATTATGGTTACGGATAAATGTGATCCTGGGCTTATACATGATATGAAAATGCTCCACGCCTTTTCACTGGAAGAAGCTGTTAAAATGGCCGAAGATATGGTAGGTAAGAATGCGAGTATAGTTATAATACCGGATGGGGTAGGGGTTATTGTGGGTTAG